The following are encoded together in the Myxococcota bacterium genome:
- a CDS encoding S16 family serine protease, producing MLAARRAGVTHVLIPAANEKDLVEIPADRISNLKIEPVERIEQVARIAFGKDVLA from the coding sequence ATCCTCGCGGCGCGGCGCGCGGGGGTGACGCACGTGCTGATCCCCGCGGCCAACGAGAAGGACCTGGTCGAGATTCCGGCCGACCGAATCTCGAACCTGAAGATCGAGCCGGTAGAGAGGATCGAGCAAGTGGCGCGGATCGCGTTCGGAAAAGACGTCCTGGCTTGA